In the Rhododendron vialii isolate Sample 1 chromosome 2a, ASM3025357v1 genome, tacatATATCCGTTAGAGCTGAATTTTTACAGGGCcctctaaaatattattttaaaaatttatgaatatttttctgtattttttgtgagatccgaaatgagctccataaaaaatataatggatGATATAGTGTTCTAgtgtagtgtacctagacttattgttaccaaaatttttgttttgaatctgagttaggccccgttccggaaaggaaaataagtccttattttttaagaaggcaatttcaagctcaaaaatcatgtatttatacaaattattttcctatcaatatggatcttgtttgatagatctcattaagatctttaatacggtgcaaaaaaatttgaaaaattatttttcatttacattatttttgagtttaaaaatataaaataagtacttattttttaagaaggtgttctggaacggggccttaaagGGACGGATGTGTGGGTCCATCATcctcaaaattttgaaaccaaaatttttgaattttcaagcCAATTTAAAGGAGAAGTGGGGCGGGACTGCGGGGTCTGCGCGTTGTGAAGGGGGAAGAGTGGGACCCCACTCTTCTTTCCACGTACTTTCTTGCTGTCTTCCTTGCTAATAGTAGCATTTCTGATAAGGACCAATGGGACGCGGGGGTAGACCTGGGTAACGGGTCGTGTCGTGTCgggttcgtgtcgtgtcagccgggttcgtgtcacaaacaACCCAACACGAACACGACCTGTTTATTAATCGTGTCAAATTTCCAGACACGAACACGACCTGTTAACAAACAGGTCAACCCGAACACGACCTGTGTAACCCGTTTATTAGATAATCGTGTCAACCCGTGTCAACCCGTAACACGACACGGTTTGAACACATTTAAACAGATTCTGCATACAAAATACTTCCTGCATTCAcattcttaaaaattaaaacttaAGTTCCAACATTCCAACCTAGAAAAATCAAATGAACCAAACAGATTATGCATACAAAATACTTCCTGCATTCAcattcttaaaaattaaaacttaAGTTCCAACATTCCAACCTAGAAAAATCAAATGAACCACCAGGTCCACCACCATTTAGAGTCTTGCAAACATAAGTTCCAATCACCAGGTCCACCACCACTTAGAGTCTTACAAAGATAAGTTTCAATACTAAATAAGTCTAACTTAAACAATTAAACATTCAAATACAAAACGAGTTCTCACTGGAACCATTCATTATTTGGTTCCATTTCCAGATCAGGCTTCTTCACAAAACCACTCCCCATTTGTCCTTGCCTCAACCACAGAGCCCTACCATATCCCTGCAAGGCTGTAATTGAAGCAGAGCCGTGAGACAAAAGACAAACAAAGAATACAGCAATGGATTGATACTCTTATTCTCAGAATAGCCAAATAGGCATCGCTCCATGCCAAATTCCAACTAATTAACCAAGTGCAATGGATTGatactctttttctttactacttTATATACACTATATCTGTAACAGCAAAAAAGATCTACTGTTTATAACAAACATTCATTTGATTTACAACAATATTTGACTTGTTAAATAGGCATTGAGAAGTAAGAATTAAGTTGCGTTGATATAAGCAGGAGTATAGTTGGGTCAACAACAATTTAAAGCAATTAGAAGAGATCAAGTCAGGTGGGGACAGCTAAAACAAATCCCTAGATTTATATCAATGCAAGTACCCTTATTAAATTCTTAAAACTTCATGAAGGGGTTTATAACATGAAAAATTTGACAGATTCTTAAAGAAAAGAGCTGAAATCAACAGGGCTACATACTGACTTCACAAGACTAGTTAACACTACACTAGACTAGTCATTGCTGCACAATTTAGGAGCccataaaaagttaaaaacagtCACCATCAAAATAGCAGATAATACTTACTTTTAATCAAGGTTCAACATTGATCACGGAACTAGAACATCCCACTGATTCGGACTGATCATTGTCTAGATTCAAGTTCATTATGTCTTCAATGACATCATCCAACTTCACGTTGTCGATTTCTAAATGACAACAATAAGTCATGTTAGTCTCAAGTTTATTCTCTAAAAAAGGCATAACAAAAGATGACAATATATTTACCTTCCCCTCCAAACAACCAATCCCTAGAGCATATCAAAGCCTCGACAATTTTAGGCTTTAAAGAACTCCGATATTTGTCAAGAACTCGACCACCAACACTAAATGCAGATTCGGAAGCAACTGTAGAAATAGGAATACTCAACACATCGCGAGCCATCGATGCAAGTTCCGGATACCTATAATTGTGGGCTCTCCAATATTCAAGTACATCAATATTTTCATTTCTTGGAAGCCTAGGCTCATCCAAATACAATTCTAGCTGATTTTTGTGTGCACTAGAAACAAATGAATGGCTCTCAAATGCATCAAAATCCTATAAACAATaatatagaaaaaaattagaagataaCGCAAAATTGAAAATACCAAGTTAATTTACATGAACACCATGTCAAAAAGAATGTCGTTACCTCAATGAATTCGCCCTGGTTTTCTTGAACAACGTTTCCTTGAACAACTTCAGGTTTGTAAGCTTTAGATTGGTACTCGTTAAAGAGACCAAAAAGCTTTTCCCGGATTCGTGTACACTGTGTGAATACCTCACTGGATGACTCACCATAAAGCTTTCCATAAGAATACTCCACCAACTGAAACTTAAAACGAGGATCAAATATAACCGCAATTGCCAAGATCACAGAATGCTCCGACCAATACTTGTCAAACTTCACCATCATTTGACAGGCCATCCTTCTCATGAAAGGATCAGTACTGTTCATCTCCTTATTTAAGAGAAATTGAATTGCACAAACCTTTGGAAAATACAAATTTGATGTAGGATATTTCGAACCCGAGAAAATGCAAGTAGCATCATAGAAAACTTTCAAGAATTGGCAAATCTTTTCCGCTCTACCCCATTCCTCTTGAGAAGGACAATGCTTAAAATTCGAGTCACTAAGTTGCAACTGGCAAAACGCACGCCGATAGTAAATGGCACTTGCGAGCATGAGATATGTTGAGTTCCATCTAGTTGGAACATCCTGCCTCAAACCTCTTTTGGAATCTAGAGAATATTGTGCAACACATTccaataatttttgttttcttgcttgaGATCCTTTCATGTATTTGACACACTCCCTAATCTTGTCAACAACAACATCTATTTCTTTCAGCCCCATTTGAActaccaagttaagaatgtgAGCACAACAACGGATATGAAAACAGCTACCCTCGTCCACAAGTGCACTATTCAAATTAAGATGATTCTTAAGCAAGTCAACAAGCACATCATTTGCAGAAGCATTATCCAAAGTAAAAGAGAACAACTTGTTCACGATGCCCCATTTAACCAACAAATCATacactttctctttcaatgcAACGCCACTATGTGGTGGAGGCGTGTACGAGAAATTCAGAAGTCTCTTGTGTAACACCCAATTCGCATCAATAAAGTGGGCAGTAAGACTCATATAACCATCCGTGGCAATAGATGTCCATAAATCAGACGTCAAACAAACTCTACCAGGCAAAGTACGCAAATTGCGACCTAGAGTTCGATACTCTTTCTCATGCAGAGAAAGGATGGCAGTCCTAACAGTCCTCCTTGAAATTGAGTGGGCTTCTGGGTTTAAGTAGGTAAAAATATTCCTAACACCCTCATACTCGACAAAGCTAAGTGGCAAGTCATGTCTAACTACTGCATGCACCAACAGTTCACGAAACCTATCAGGGTTAAATTTCGCTAGTTGCAATGCTCCATTTTTAGATACAAGCATTTGTCCAATATCCATTGTTTGATTCTTTAAACAAACAAGTAAATGACGCTTCATATTTCCAGTTCCATATTTACTATCAGAAAGATACACCTGACCACATTTCTTACACTTGCATTTTTCAGGCTCATCGTCTACAATCACATCATCAGGATTCTCAGGATCATTCTCATCATCATCAGGGTTCTCAGGGTCATTCTCATTATCAGGGAGATTCTCTTTCTTAGGCTTGTCAAGAATGTCAAAATACTTCCATACCTCAGACGTAAGCCTACGCTTTCTCTTCAGAATAGGCTTCTTAGCCTTCTTTAGAGGAGACTTTTTGCTCTTGGCTTTGGCTACACCTTTTTCAGGTGGTGAATGTGCTGATTGAGAATGAATCGATTCCATTGTAGGATTTGTATCCATCTGTTCAAAGATTAACTGTCAGAACCAGTGTAATCAAAATGATTGCATAAGTGAAACAAATAGATCGCAACAGACCAGTGTAAATGACTATATAGAACCAGTAATCAAGACTAAGTAAAAATAGAAATAGATCCGAAACAGAAACAGAtcagaaacagaaacagaaacagaaacagaaacagatCACAAGCTTGAGACGAGAGTGAGAGTTGGACCAAGTAAAAATACACCAAATAACGGTACGAACGTGTGAACTATTTGCAGTTTCGTCATAAGCCACCGGATTTGCCGTTttcgttttccttttctttttctttttttccctttggtgCGAACTGATATGCAATGGGGAAAATAATCTTGTGACTTCACCAAGGAAAACCAAGAAGATCGAGAACCCGAAAAGGTAGTGTCTCTTTTGGTTTCTTTCGGATCTATTTTGGTGAACGGTAACAAAATCTTCAAACACAGTACCAAAATCTGGTGTACAATGCACATGGTCTTAGGGTTTGTAGTTACAAAATTTAGatcggaagagagagagagagagagagagagagagagagagagagagagagagagagagacgtaccaaCGAGAGATGTCCGTGCTAGGGCGTGAGACGGTGAACGGTGTTTGAACAGTGACCTCAGGCGTCGAGATTCAGTCTTTCAGGCATGAGacgagagtgagagtgagagtgagactgtgagattgagagtgagagtgagagagatcaaaAGATTCGGAACATTGAATCGTTgagagagatagggagagagagagagagagatcagaatTGAGAGATGTCTGCGCAGCTGCGCTAGGGCAACGTCTGAAGTTCTGAACTTCTCATTGCCTTTTATATGAACCATGTAATCTTGTGCTACATGTGCATATGATGATACGAGACATCGATAATGAAAAAATCTCGTAAAGTCCTACAATACATCCCTCGAGGGCCGCCCGagctatttttgaaaaatcggaaccgtctagATTTTACGTTGGAGGGATTATATCATTCATGCCAAGAATGAATTAAATTTCTTATTGTTATGTACTTGATCATACATAACAAAAGTTTTCATAATAATTAATCTACAACCCGATGAAGGAGCTTTTAAAATCCGATAGACCCAAAAATTGGTGAGAGtcattaaaacaccaagaataacaaaatgaatggtatggatcatcataatTATTTTGTGATCGTGTGGCTCACGTACATTAGACTATCGAAGAATACCTTGGTTTAAAACCAAGTGAGTTCAATGTATAGATTTCAAAGGTAGCTGcagactcatttttttaaatgttcgatctaaaccgttacgatttaacgtcttatcaaatttatcactTTTCACCTGAATAAAGTGATAATTGGATATCAGAAACTACATGATTGGAACACATTCGGTGGTTCCAAATgcattaaagtcctataatgcaccacttgaTGGCCGcctaaactattttttaaaaatcagaaCTACCTAATAGAGCTATATACTTTATACTAATTTTATATACTTGAGGGCCCcgtttttatataatagagcTATATACTATTATACTttatactaatttttcaaattcatagaACAAGTCAATTTGTAGCTTAGTGGTTTGTTTTTGTAGGAAATACAAAAATATGAGCAAGGGACTTGGGTTTAATTCCTGGCACAGCCTGGCCGGCCGGCCCCTTTTTTTCGtgttcgggtcgggtcgggtcgggtcaaTGAGTGACAATTTTTCCGTGTTCGGGTCGGGTCGTGTTCGGGTCGTGTTGTTGGGTGACACGGATAAGTAATCGTGTTAGTCGTGTCAGTTTCGggtctcgcgtgttcaacccaaacccgacccatttacaactcgtgttctcgagtcgtgtcaatttcgtgtttcgtgtcagaaatggtcaaccctaacccgctaacttcgtgtccggttcgtgtcgtgttatcgtgtttcgTGTACTTTGCCCAGCTctacgcgggggctctgctgcccaggggtgggcagcagcccctacccacactcacacacactcacacacacggCGCCGtttcatcaaagaaaaaaaaaaaactcttccgcttgcaatcttatagagcagaaacgtgattatgagagccttagagttaaaatttaattatgtctctttaaaataatatgatcaaaataataagatcttcacgtcaattcaaacggattgaaaattggagcacttaattttttaatcatattttttaatatataaacggtctaaaaaattaagtgtgccactttttaattcgtttaaacaagtacgaatatcttattattctaatcatattattttaaagagatataattaacttttgtctatagaactctcataatcacgtttctgatctacaggatcctaaataaagaacagatacttaattatgagagtcctagagacaaaaattaattatatctctttaaaataatatgattagaataataagatattcgtacttgttcaaacgaattaaaaagtggtacacttaatttttcagaccgtttatatattaaaaaatatgattaaaaaattaagtgctccaatttttaatccgtttgaattgacgtgaagatcttattattctgatcatattattctaaagagacataattaaattttaactctaaggctctcgtaatcacgtttctgctccataggattgcaagcgaaagaaaattttttttttctttgatgaaacagcgccgtgtgtgagtgtgtgtaagtgtgggtaggggctgctgcccacccctgggcagcagagcccccgtgTCCGGACCAATGATGCTTATCGTGCTATAAATAAATTGGTAAAAACTATTTATTCAAGCCCACGGGCCCCACACATCAgctaaattggaaaaaaattatcagTGGTGCTACAGTCCCGACCAAAAGGGATTCCAATCGATCCCGACATCCTGTCGGGCACATTCCGGCTATCGGatggtcgatccgagccgtccaaaaatttctataaaaaaaaaccgagtgagCCTAaacaagaatcaacggcatccgatgcttgtaggtgctcgatccaaacactccatatttttgtatataacatggagtgtttggatcgagcacctacatatattggatgccgttgatttccgcaTGAGCCCACttgattgttttttaaaatttttgtacggctcgaattggctgtccggtggccggagtgtgTCAGGCGGGACGTTAGGATCCGATCAGAATTTTGGGTTGGAAACCGTAGACTTTTCGAAAAATTATCGGTGGTTTGGACTCTGGAGCACTCACATGTGGTGGTCTTCTAATATTTTTGGGAAGTACACCATTAAGTATATCAATTTTATTCACGAAAATGCAATGATCCATGAAATATGTCCATAAAAgcgttcataaaaaaaaaattggatggtTAAAagaatctgaaccgtccaattCTTTTTCATGTTCATGTTTCATGAACCCTATCAATCATGGTTTTATAAAAGAGtataaattatatacaccgTCTGTGTTAACAtttgtttcttcaaaatcaattataCTGTGCCACATCGTCAAAACAGTGATCCCAATTAATAGAATATAATGATGTGGcgtaatataattaatttgaaggaaacaaatatttacaccgacggtataaataatttaatctctttatAAAAATGTTTGTTGTTGAGAGATGGGAAATCACCACGTGACAGTAGTCAAAAACCATTAAATAATTAggatgggtttggattaaaagtCAAGTccgtgaaaaaaagaaagattaaaagtcaattgatttattttttttgtatttatttttttgtgtcaaatttttgtgacttattgatttctCTTGaagagaggaattgaaaaagtaaaaaattttgaatgaaaattataactttttgaataaagacaaaaataagtgttccgtccctttttaaataactttttaaataaattttacttattttaatctttttgaaaaaaattactccttccgtccctttttaagtgttctgtttcgtaactccaacttattaatatcatcattataccattcacatcaactttttcctccacttcccctacttacccatcatcattacatttttacttacttacttttcaaaatggaatatacttttacggacaaaatagacaatgcatcaacttttacctactaacttttcaaaatgaacacttattaagggacatcccaaaatggaatactggactctaaataagggatggatggagtatgagtttcgataataattttatattttttgattagtctcgtcgagacgaataaaTAAGTTGCAAAAGTTTGATGTAAAATTattaaatgtgaaaaaaaaacttgagtaaagataaaaaaaaaagaaaaagaaagaagtcaCACTGACTTTCTAATCTAAATCTAGCTATATGTGCGTGCGTGGGTGTGCTTTTTTGCTGGAAAATCAGAATGGTACTAAAGGGGTCTATTAGTCTTTTTTGTGGCCCTTTTCTTGTATTACGAATTAGTTTTCTCCAATTTATATATGGAGGAATTCCATAAAAACTAGGGGAAATTACCGAACAGTGGTCCATGGGGCAAACAATGCCCAAGTGATGGAGTAGTTTTTAGGAAATTCATGTAAATATGGGAAGGAgaaaagtattttccaataCATGGAAAGGTCACATGAAAATACTATGAAGCCCCTCATCAAAAAAACCCTACACCTCAAATCCACCCATCCATCGTTCTCATTCATTTGCCCCCAATTCCCACACGTCTCTGAACAGGACGATCGACTGGAAGTGAATAACAAGAGGTAGGGTTTCTTGGGTTTCTTCTGCTTCTTTCCTCCTCTCGACCTCTTCTCCTtca is a window encoding:
- the LOC131317180 gene encoding zinc finger BED domain-containing protein RICESLEEPER 2-like codes for the protein MAFSLIVLVRKDNGVIMNITIVVKNDDDAPASYGISHAHVVVSMFCRIVVEEICNDSGRTFLHREQQQFLQGKTLGDLKSNYYIFSKNKLPLQWGYRMVDQMLMDTNPTMESIHSQSAHSPPEKGVAKAKSKKSPLKKAKKPILKRKRRLTSEVWKYFDILDKPKKENLPDNENDPENPDDDENDPENPDDVIVDDEPEKCKCKKCGQVYLSDSKYGTGNMKRHLLVCLKNQTMDIGQMLVSKNGALQLAKFNPDRFRELLVHAVVRHDLPLSFVEYEGVRNIFTYLNPEAHSISRRTVRTAILSLHEKEYRTLGRNLRTLPGRVCLTSDLWTSIATDGYMSLTAHFIDANWVLHKRLLNFSYTPPPHSGVALKEKVYDLLVKWGIVNKLFSFTLDNASANDVLVDLLKNHLNLNSALVDEGSCFHIRCCAHILNLVVQMGLKEIDVVVDKIRECVKYMKGSQARKQKLLECVAQYSLDSKRGLRQDVPTRWNSTYLMLASAIYYRRAFCQLQLSDSNFKHCPSQEEWGRAEKICQFLKVFYDATCIFSGSKYPTSNLYFPKVCAIQFLLNKEMNSTDPFMRRMACQMMVKFDKYWSEHSVILAIAVIFDPRFKFQLVEYSYGKLYGESSSEVFTQCTRIREKLFGLFNEYQSKAYKPEVVQGNVVQENQGEFIEDFDAFESHSFVSSAHKNQLELYLDEPRLPRNENIDVLEYWRAHNYRYPELASMARDVLSIPISTVASESAFSVGGRVLDKYRSSLKPKIVEALICSRDWLFGGEEIDNVKLDDVIEDIMNLNLDNDQSESVGCSSSVINVEP